TGCATAAGGGGATGGTCAGGTATGCACACTTTTTGTATTGATGAACTGCCCTTCCCTCTTTGGCTTACCCATGTGTCTCTCTTGCTGCATCCTATTGTGCCACATACATCCTTCTATTTTTATTTGAGTTTGTGTGCGAGCTGTATCAACAGCAGCTTCTAAGGTTTACGAGTTTATCCCAAAAACTGTCCCACTAGCCATTTTTGTACTCATGTGTTTCTCTTCTTAAATTGTTAAAGATTTTCTTAAATTCTCTGCGGTGAAATATCTGTAACTATTTGCCTCCCTTCTTGTTGTTCTAACTTTCCCTTGTTCAATGTGGTTGCGATATATTTCCTTCGTGGATTGAACACTTTGAATTTTCTACATTGCGCTGCAGTGTTAAGGAAGGGGTTGATGATGCTACAAGGGCAAAAATGAACAGTGAGATGAAAGCAATTTGGCCAAGTGAGTCCATTTTTGCTTCCTTTTCCTGCCTATTCATAGGTGACTGTTCTATTAACTGTATCACACATGATTTTATTTCAATTAACTAGGTTTGAGCGCTAAGTCCGCAGCGAGATTGAGTGAATCCAGAAAAGGCGCCTTGAGTAAGCAAGTACTTTCGAGATTAAGCATGAGTGTTGTGGCGCTGGCCTCATTCGACGGTTGGTGATCATACTGTTAATAATTTCTCATGTTACCTTTTTTTATGATCAGCTATTCAGTTTGCACGTATGACTCTCTCCCTCTTCAGGTGATACCATGTTACGCGAATGCACAGGTATATGTGTTGAAAGCGCATGTCCTGATGCTACGTGTTTCCTGACATCGATAAATTTGATTCCTTATACTTGGCCTAGAGATAAGATCGCTGAAAGTTTGACGGTAACTTTTTCTGGATTATTAATTATGCTAATATATATGCTGCACCTGTAATGATTAATTCAGTGCAGCCATTGCCCTGTTCTCATTTCAGATAAAAGTACGCCTCCCCGATCATCAGGCTGTCACGGGGTGGATAGAGAATCCTCGGTTATATGTTGATTATTTCATCGTCAAAATCAAGAACGTTGATGTTACTGGTGCCGCCCATCTAAGTCATCTAAGTCTTGATCGCGCCATGCCGTTTGAGCCTTATAGGAAGGTAGCAGCTGTATGGCGCTATTTTGATTCGGGGGAATTAAAGACCACAGGCGGAGTAGATCTTGCCTCTTTAAGCGTTCATATCAACGAGAAAATGTTAAGCACATGGCGAATCCACGAGGTGAGATAGCTGCTTCAGTTTGTACAGTTCAAATAAATAACTGTATGATGGTATGAATGGCTTAATCTACATTCTATCGTTGTATGCGCTGATGCATATCCTTAGTTTCAGGAATTGTGAATTGCATTTTTCATGCATAACTTCATCCTCATGTTTGTGCTAGGTCGGGATTGGAGGTCCCCTTGTTGACTTTGATGGCAACTTTGTTGGGATGAACTGCTCTGGCACCAAACAAAGAAAGACCCCCTACGTACAAAGGCCTTCAATTCGTGAATTCATGTTCTTTCGCGGGATGGTCAGGTATGCGCACTTTTCAGTATCGATGAACCACACACTCTGTTTGGCTTATCCATGCTTCTCTCTCACTTCGTCCTATACTACATCTCCCTGCCCTGTTTCTATTTGAATTTGTGTAAGGTGTATCATTCTGAAAGTCAAAGAGCAGCTTCTGAGGTTTACGATTTATCCCCAAAACTGCCCCATTAGCTATTTTGTACTTGTGTTTTTTTACATCTCATGTTGCTCTGCATCTGTGACCATCCCTTCCCGTAGCCCAACAAGCTGCATTTGCACTGTACTAGATTACGGTTGTTATTTTAATCTGGCGCTAATACATATTTCTGCTACACTCTGAACTTGCATTTAAACAGACCTCTGGAGAAATTGTTTTAGATTTTCTTACATTTCTCTGCTGTGAAATATCTGCAACTATTTGGGTCTTATTTCCCTTATTTAATAGCTCATTTTGTGTAAGGTCTGTATTATCTTTTCTTTGTCGATTTATCAGAGTTTTCTACATTGTGGGGCAGTGTTAAGGAAGAGGTTGACAATGCTGTAGCAAAAATGAATAGTCGTTATGGACAATCATATTTCATGCCAGGAGGTGAGCAATTTTATTTCATAGGATAGCTTCCCCATTTTTATGTCATAAACAACCTAACTGGGAGATTATTGGGGATCCTACCTATCCACTAACTTGGTGTGTGGTCATATACTGTTCATACATAGCAAAAACGTACCGACTGATTAGTACTAGCATTATGTcttcacaattttatttatttgatAAACTAGGCGAATGCCCGCTTGTTGCTATGGAAATCATAAAAGTAAATTTAATCATGCATGTGGCACATCAGTCTGCAAATCCACAGGCACAGAAACTGACTTGGAGTTAGGAAAACAAGATAACATAGAAACATCAATACTTATGACATAATTGGCAAACCCTTAAGCAAGATGtggaaatggtgcattgatgactcCACCAGTCAGGGAGTTACTTTTGGTGAAGGGTAGGTGGGATGGAACAAGGAAGATGGATCATTACTATCAGACTCCAATTTTCTTGGATTACATATGGAAAGTTGAACTACAATGGCCTACCATGACCCCTTGGCGGCCAATATATTTTTACTTATTTTGCTGAGTAGTTCCTTATGTTGCACATGCACACTTCAAAAACTTTATCAAACACATTTAACTTGTGTATCATGCTAGGTGGGAAATACATTAATCATCTCGATGATTTATTCAAGAAGGATATCTTGAGCAAACCATTCAAAAGTGTTTGTTTCGAAATGGATCAAAGTGCCTACTCGCTtgcttcaaaatcaagcaaacgtcTTGCTTCAAAAATGAATCAGAGTGTTGTCTCACTTGCTTCCTTCAATGGTGATGACTCTGTTATACAGTCCTTACTTTTCCATGTTTTACTTGATCAATGATTGATAACTGAAATTGTTATCTCTATAGGATTTGCAAAAAAGTTTTCTTGCTCAGGTATATTTATAAAGGGCAAAGCATGCTCTGCAACAATTCTGACTTCAGCAAGTTTGGTTAGAGTTCCTGGCAGTGCACACATGATTGATGAGAACTTGAAGGTTGTTACTACTAACTGCTATCAATTATTATTTTGTGCCTTTTCATTTCAGATACTGGTTAACATATATTATTATCATTGCAGATTGAAGTTGTCCTTCCAAATGGATTTCTAGTCGTAGGGATATTGAACTGTTATAATTTACACTACAATGTTGCTCTTGTTGACATCATGGGATTTTGGCGTCCTCGGACAATAAAAATCAGTGGGGATCCAGTTACCTCATCTATGGACGTAATAGCTGTGGGTAGTCTTTTTGCACATCGCAAACTAATGGCTGTCGAGGGGAAGGTGTTGATTGGCAAACAAAGCGAACTTGATTGCATACAACTTTGTGTCTCCACCTGTAAAATCACCAAGGTATTTCTTGTGGACTTCTCGGTACCTTTAACATGCGAAAAAATTTATTAGCATTGGAGTACTAACATAAGCTAGCTCTCACTACATCTATCAAATGATATCTCTGTGTAACCTTTGTATGTTGCTACTTTTGTTTTGCTAGGCTGGGATTGGGGGCCCTCTTATTGACAACGATGGGAATTTTGTTGGAATGAACTTTTATGATGAGGAAGAAACTCCGTTCCTGCCGAGGGATGTTATTAATCGCCTCTTAAATAAAAAACGGTATGCCTCTTCTTCTTTTTAAATAGAAGAAGTTTCTAGGTTTTAAGGGAAGTTGTCCTGTCAGTACATTCATGTCTAGTTTTCACATCGTTCAATCATTTTCACTTAAGCATTATTTGGGTCCAATTTGTTTGGGCTGGTATGACAATGCGCATGTGCTGTGCACTTGTGTGTTCCCCAAGCTGTAATACTATGCACTGATGTAGTGATATAATTGTACATGATCCCGAAAACTTAATTCATGGGTGTGTTCTGTTGTTATCTGCTATTATCATACTTGATACCATACTTATCCACACCCTCTCCTCATGCTCTTATCCTATTTTTAATGCACCAAGCTGGTATGTCATTGGTTTAACTAACTCATTTTCTCATGGTAAAATTGATTTTGGGTCTACTTGCAGGACTAGTGCAGATGATACTACTGTCGAGGGTGTTGAAAACAGGTATTCTTTCTTGAATACCATATGTTACATATTGTTTGAAATAAATTTTATCCAGTAACTCTTGTGCCTTTTGAAATATGTCTTATCAACAACAGATGGTTGTTGCCTGGAGGGACGCACAGAAATACTGATACTATCGCAGCGGTTGATGGAAACAAGTATTCTTTCTTACACATGTTAATACTATCTATCTGTACATTGTTTAAAATAAATCTCTCATCGACTTGTACTTGCTCATGACAGATGGCCGTTGCCTGAACCACGCCGTGTTGAACGTAGAGCTGATCCTAAGCGTCGTCGCACATGGCCTCTTCTGCGAGCTGACCGTTTGGAACGTGGCAATTGGCCTCCGCCTGTGAGATGTCACGTTGGTCGTAGAGCTGATGATCACTGCTAGCACTGATGATGTTCTCTTGTTGGTTGGTTCCCTGGCCTCCATTCTCAGCCACCTTTCGGTGACCGAGTACTAGTAGCATTAGTAATGCCTTTGCTATGACGAACCCCTTTTaaaatcctggtagtagtactagtagtattgGTAATGTTTTGTTGATGGTTGGATGTCAGTCATCCGTCCTGAACTGCTTGATTGGTGTCGCTAGGGTTGTGCTAGTGTTTTACCATCAATGTGAATAATATACTGCCGCAAAATCCCGTGACTCTTACATGACGAGCACGTCTCACTCCGGTCAAGAGAGAGCCGGAGGAGCTCGGGCCGCTCGCCGTCAAGCTGGAGGCTGATGCGGACCCGCCGTGTCGAGGCGTCATCGACCCTTAGTATGATGAACAATTATGTATGATGTAGTATGacttaataataaagcaaattgggtttctttcgtccgtcatgacattttttagaaaagtccctctatttcagagaattcaacccgcagtcatgtcttaagttaaaacgaatcgttattttTGTATTTTACATAAAAGTCCCTGCCTTTTCTTGAAATtaacccgccgtccggatttaagtcacgcccgaaccgttattttacagttTTCGAACCCCCCCCcaccctgatgttttaggtaattcatccgcggatcatatttaagtcaaacaaatgctttttaaaatcatccatatcttttaaaccgtaacttcgatttgaacatgttatatatgaaatttgattagaaaaatatgtagaatatgaatatgagattatttttacctgttaaatatattAAAataattttggaatatatttgagtcaaaccaaatgattttctaaattctctatatcttttaaaccataacttcgattttaacatattatatatgaaattttattagaaaaatgtgtggaatctaaatatgatgttaattttacttgTTAAATATTTTCAAAATATTGTTatcgaagcaaacttataatttatagcgcaagatcctttttttcataccggcgacgatccagattgcaaataaacaccccactataaccatatagggaaaagaaaacatcgataactacacatgcatacctctgaaaatatcgcaggggaaaacaacagatttctcatcgcgagagtgagagaaagcgagagagagagagagagagagagagagagagagagagagagagagaggaagggagggagagggaggagagagggagagagagacgccttaggattaaccatattcaacacacattTTTTTATTGTTTTGTATGAACACTGAGGCCATCGCCGACGAggatgagaaggaggataagcggcaacacaaatatgatgcctcgcaaaaataaaggagatggacctattgtgatcttgaatgatggttgttgagttaagagtgtgtgttatgttttctctcccgttgcaacgcacgggctcttttgctagttatgTATAATAAAGAGAAAAGCATATTTTTCGTCCCTCAATTCCTGCTCACggttttgaccggttttggtgTTGTCTCACCCCGGTTTTGACCGCGTTGCCCAAATTCGCGTACTTTTTCCCAAGTCTTAATGTTTTCAAATTCTGCTACTTTTTTCAAATacgtgaactttttaaaattttgtgTATTTTTTTAAAATCTGCGTACTTTTTCCAAGTTCACttacttttttcaaatccatgtaCTTCTTTAAAGTTCATGTAGTTTTTCAAATTCATCTATTTTTAAAAAATTAACGTACTTTTTCATATTTGcgtacatctttttggaaagagttcatgaatttgaaaattttatgcGAACTTGAAAAGGTACGCGGATTTGGATTTCTTTTACGGAAATTAGAAAAATATGGGACTTGAAAAATTATGTCAACTTGAAACAAGTACATGAATTTCAAACAAAGttcatggagtgaaaaaggaacacAGATTTTTTTAAAAGAAAGACACGAACCTTGTCCGGTTCGGTAATTGGGAATGTAAGTTGTCCGATTTCGGAGTTGAGAACCAAATCTACACTTCACCGAGAGTTGGGGGACCAAAAGTATACTTTTCTTTATGATAAATATCGTTGCAAGTTTTCCATGCAAATGTTTGTTTTTTTCAAACTTTACAGTTTTATATACGGGGTCAGATCTGCAGCGCACGAATTCGCGCCGTAAATCTGATCTACAGCAAACTGTAAACGTGTTCTCCGGGTGTGACTTTTACGGGTCTAATAGAGTCGCTGTAAGAGGAGCAGTGGTCAGTGGCAACAAGTGGGAAGAGGTGGTGAGCCGCAAAAGACGCGCGACGACCCCCAGCTTCTCTACCAACCCCGTGTTGGATTGGTACATCAGTGCACGTACGTACGTCACCGCTTGCCATCTGACCACCGTCTCCTCTACTCGATCTTCCCCATGGTGCCTCCATCCATGGGGCCTTCCTGCCACCTTCCTTGCTCCACCGCCGCCGGCGTCCTGCTGTGGTGCATCTCCGTCTGCTTGACCCTCCACGCCGTCCGCGCCCAGtccgccaccttcaccagcaccgtcGGCGGCAAGGAGTTCACCACCTTCTCCTTCCCCACGTTCGACCGGTCCCTCATGCAGCTCCCCGCCAACCTGACCTTTGCCGGCAACTCCAGCGTCACCCAGAACACGCTCCAGATCACCCCGGACAGCAATAGCGCCAGCGGGCCCGACAACTTCCTCGTCAACCAGACTGGTAGCGTCTTCCTCTCCTCGCCGTTCGTCCTCTGGGCCTCTGAACCCGCCGGCGGCAGGTACGTCGCCTCCTTCTCCACCGTGTTCCGGATCAACCTCTACCGCGCCAACGCGACCAACAAGGGCGAAGGCCTCGCGTTCGTCGTCGCGTCCAGCAACGGCGGCGGGAGTCCGCCCCCTGGCAGCCACGGCGGGTACCTGGGCCTCACCAACGCGTCCACCGACGGCAACGCCGCCAACGGGTTCGCGGCCGTGGAGCTGGACACGGTGAAGCAGCCCTACGACCTCGACGACAACCACGTCGGCCTCGACGTGAACGGCGTCCGCTCAACCCACGCCGCCTCGCTCACGCCCTTCGGCATCCAGCTCGCCCCCATCGACACCACGGTCAACGACGGCTTCTACATGGTCTGGGTCGACTACAACGGCGCGACGCGGCGCGTGCGGGCATACATGGCCACGAACGGGAGCAGGCCCGGCGTCGCTGTACTCGATGCGCCGCTGGACCTCTCGACGGTGCTCCTTGGCAAGCGAGCCTACTTCGGCTTCTCGGCGTCCACGGGCGTCAAGTACCAGTTCAACTGCGTGCGCATGTGGAACATGACGGTGGAGAGGCTCCCCGACTCAAGCACGGCCAGCAGGTCCATGTCGGGGTGGAAGCTCGGGGCGGCCGTGGGCGTGCCGTGCGCCGTCGCGCTCGCCATCGGGCTGCTCGCCGGCCTGAACATCAGGAGGAAGGGCAAGATGGTTGCCGGCGTCACCGCCGTTGACCTGAGCGCCATCCCGGGAATGCCGAGGGAGTTCGACTTCAGGGAGCTCAAGAGAGGGACCAACAACTTCGACGAGAAGATGAAGCTGGGGCAGGGAGGGTACGGCGTGGTGTACCGCGCCACCGTGGCCGGGGAAGGCGGGCGGAGCATGGAGGTGGCCGTGAAGCAGTTCTCCGGGGCCAACACCAAGGGGCAGgaggacttcctcgccgaactgagCATCATCAACCGTCTCCGCCACCGTAATCTTGTCAAGCTCATCGGTACGTAAGGAATTGCTTGTCCCAGATCATATCATTTCCAATCTTCTTCGTTTTTGCTGAATTATTGCTCATTGTAGGTTCAGTTAGCTTGTCCAGTTCACTATGCTCATTTTTAATTAGTACTTTTTAGGAATGTTCAATTCTTAAATACTTTGATTTTTCTGCTGAATTATTGctcattatatattttctggaaaggAGGTTAAAACTAGACTATAGTTTATTATATGCTCCAACGCTGACCCTTAAACCGTCCACATACGTCCGGACCACGTTGTCCGGACTGCGGAAGCCATTCAACGCAGGCTTTATAGGTCCGCCGAGCAGTCCAGACGTGTTTTCTCCTATAAATCGAAGACAAGCGTGGGGGTTTTGCGGGCGTCCGGTTTGCCCCCAAGCCCGCGTCTGACCACCCTGACCCACCCAAACTCATTCCGTCGCCTGCGTGCTTTTGCcccgaaatggtcagcgccgctccaaagcgtCGGTGCCGCATTCACGCCCTGCCAGaggggacgtgacctctcactagcgccggcattGAAGGGTGTGCCGCCCGCGCCGCTTCCCAGTGCAGGCGACTGCTCTGCATTCAAACGATACAATCGCCGCCCGTCCGTCTGTCTGCTGCCGACATTAATGACACGCAGTTTCCGAGGCGGCTACTCTGACGCCAACCGTCCATCCATCTGTCGTCcatcattgctatataaactgcttccCTGGCCATAGCCGCAAGCATCCGCCTCCAATCCCTT
Above is a window of Triticum dicoccoides isolate Atlit2015 ecotype Zavitan chromosome 5B, WEW_v2.0, whole genome shotgun sequence DNA encoding:
- the LOC119309721 gene encoding uncharacterized protein LOC119309721, with product MSVVALASFDGDTMLRECTGICVESACPDATCFLTSINLIPYTWPRDKIAESLTIKVRLPDHQAVTGWIENPRLYVDYFIVKIKNVDVTGAAHLSHLSLDRAMPFEPYRKVAAVWRYFDSGELKTTGGVDLASLSVHINEKMLSTWRIHEVGIGGPLVDFDGNFVGMNCSGTKQRKTPYVQRPSIREFMFFRGMVSVKEEVDNAVAKMNSRYGQSYFMPGGGKYINHLDDLFKKDILSKPFKSVCFEMDQSAYSLASKSSKRLASKMNQSVVSLASFNGFAKKFSCSGIFIKGKACSATILTSASLVRVPGSAHMIDENLKIEVVLPNGFLVVGILNCYNLHYNVALVDIMGFWRPRTIKISGDPVTSSMDVIAVGSLFAHRKLMAVEGKVLIGKQSELDCIQLCVSTCKITKAGIGGPLIDNDGNFVGMNFYDEEETPFLPRDVINRLLNKKRTSADDTTVEGVENRWLLPGGTHRNTDTIAAVDGNKWPLPEPRRVERRADPKRRRTWPLLRADRLERGNWPPPVRCHVGRRADDHC
- the LOC119310623 gene encoding probable L-type lectin-domain containing receptor kinase S.5; this translates as MVPPSMGPSCHLPCSTAAGVLLWCISVCLTLHAVRAQSATFTSTVGGKEFTTFSFPTFDRSLMQLPANLTFAGNSSVTQNTLQITPDSNSASGPDNFLVNQTGSVFLSSPFVLWASEPAGGRYVASFSTVFRINLYRANATNKGEGLAFVVASSNGGGSPPPGSHGGYLGLTNASTDGNAANGFAAVELDTVKQPYDLDDNHVGLDVNGVRSTHAASLTPFGIQLAPIDTTVNDGFYMVWVDYNGATRRVRAYMATNGSRPGVAVLDAPLDLSTVLLGKRAYFGFSASTGVKYQFNCVRMWNMTVERLPDSSTASRSMSGWKLGAAVGVPCAVALAIGLLAGLNIRRKGKMVAGVTAVDLSAIPGMPREFDFRELKRGTNNFDEKMKLGQGGYGVVYRATVAGEGGRSMEVAVKQFSGANTKGQEDFLAELSIINRLRHRNLVKLIGWCHQNGVLLLVYDLMPNGSLDRHLFGRAGNAPSPTLSWEQRYKVAAGVASALNYLHHDYDHVVIHRDMKPSNIMLDAAFNARLGDFGLARALDADKTSYTDRAGLPGTLGYIAPECFHTGRATRESDVFGFGAVVLEIVCGRRNSCCHPAGCSQLLEEAWELHGAGSVLEAVDPRLAGAFDEAEAERLLLLGLACSHPNPGERPKAQAILQILTHSAPPPDVPPSRPAFMWPVVLVKGDEEMYTSGSSATCSTVMTSSLLR